A window of the Haloarcula litorea genome harbors these coding sequences:
- a CDS encoding DUF5786 family protein encodes MGFGSYDESEQQDNDVDADESDGVTVHENDHDGSVSFDSEASTSDLVDRLGEMKDDE; translated from the coding sequence ATGGGATTCGGTAGCTACGACGAGTCCGAACAACAGGACAACGACGTGGACGCGGACGAGAGCGACGGCGTCACCGTCCACGAGAACGACCACGACGGTTCCGTCTCCTTCGACAGCGAGGCGTCGACGAGCGACCTCGTCGACCGGCTCGGCGAGATGAAAGACGACGAGTAG
- a CDS encoding BolA family protein codes for MDADEVAALIESELPDADVEVTTPRDPDDDKHYAVTVVSPAFEGKSLVDQHQLVHDALGDRLTRDIHAIELTTETPD; via the coding sequence ATGGACGCCGACGAGGTCGCCGCGCTCATCGAGTCGGAACTCCCCGACGCGGACGTGGAGGTCACGACCCCGCGTGACCCGGACGACGACAAGCACTACGCCGTCACCGTCGTCTCGCCGGCCTTCGAGGGGAAGTCGCTGGTCGACCAGCACCAGCTCGTCCACGACGCGCTCGGCGACCGCCTGACCCGGGACATCCACGCCATCGAGCTGACGACGGAGACGCCCGACTGA
- a CDS encoding glutaredoxin family protein, producing the protein MSFEPEELSREEVQQTVDETIADNEVALFMKGTELMPQCGYSRKALGLIQQHREDVATVNVLQATEAFREALSEYSGRETIPQTFVDGEFVGGSDILEQLDENGDLESTLRA; encoded by the coding sequence ATGAGCTTCGAACCCGAGGAACTCTCGCGCGAGGAGGTCCAGCAGACGGTCGACGAGACCATCGCGGACAACGAAGTGGCGCTGTTCATGAAGGGGACCGAGCTGATGCCCCAGTGTGGCTACTCCCGGAAGGCGCTGGGACTGATCCAGCAGCACCGCGAGGACGTGGCGACGGTGAACGTCCTGCAGGCGACCGAGGCCTTCCGGGAGGCCCTGTCGGAGTACAGCGGCCGCGAGACGATCCCGCAGACGTTCGTCGACGGGGAGTTCGTCGGCGGCAGCGACATCCTCGAACAGCTCGACGAGAACGGCGACCTCGAATCGACCCTGCGGGCGTAG